Part of the Eleginops maclovinus isolate JMC-PN-2008 ecotype Puerto Natales chromosome 3, JC_Emac_rtc_rv5, whole genome shotgun sequence genome is shown below.
actggatgctgctgctgcacgcatACAGCAATTGGAAGACGAAATCAAGGAGCTGACAACAGAGGTGTCACAGCTGAAAGTGGGTCAAGTGCATTTTCACCGATTTTGTGTCTCAGACAAGGACATCCTTTTTTACACAAGATTCACGTCAAGAGATGTTTTTTGTGACTTCTGGGAGGCTATTCAACCATCTGCCTCCATGGTGGTTTATTGGTCGAAAGCTCAGAAAAAGGGACAACATTTTGAACCCATTTCTCCCAGTCAAACACGTAGACTTCAACTGGTTGATGAGTTTTTTCTCTTCTGCTGCCGAGTTGCTGCAGGCCTGCAAGAGAAGGTGCTGGCTGACATGTTTCAGGTCAGTATGTCCACTGTCTCCAGTGTTGTTATAACGTGGGCTAACTACCTTTACCTGGTGCTTGGCTCCCTTCCCATCTGGATGAGTAAACAGCAGGTCAAGAACACCATGCCAAGCAAATTTTTGCAGTACAGCCCAGATGTTCGGGTAATCATCGACTGCACCGAGGTGCGATGCCAGATTCCATCGTCCCTCACTCTCCAGTCAGAAGTTTTCTCATCGTACAAAAACACGACAACCTTGAAGGGATTAATTGGGATTGCCCCATGTAGTGCTGTGACTTTTGTGTCAAGTCTCTTCACCGGCTCCATCTCTGACAGAGCGCTGACTGAACGAAGTGGACTGCTCGACTTACTGGAGCCAGGAGATGGCTGCATGGCAGACCAGGGTTTCACCATCGAGAAGCTGCTAGCTGACCATGGGGCAACGCTGATTATACCACCCTTCAAGATGACAGGTTGGCATGAAAGgaatgaacatttcaaaaactgtGACCAAAATGATAATCATTAGGATGTGCagacaaatgtttaaaagtacTGAAGCACTCACTGAAATAATAGAAATTAACTTATTTCATCTCTAACCACAGCACAGTTCACCAAAGAGGATGctctaaaaacacaagaaatcGCACGACTTCGAATCCTCGTGGAAAGAGCGATACGCAGAGTCAAGGAATACCGCATCTGGGAACACACTCTCCCTCTAACCTTGTCTGGGGCAGTCAACCAGCTGTGGACCGTCTGCTGTGTGATGACCAACTTCCAGGGACCACTTGATTTAAAAGGCTACATCCCTGTTGAATAGTGTTTCCCCCGATCACATGCATTTAACTGTA
Proteins encoded:
- the LOC134861185 gene encoding uncharacterized protein LOC134861185, giving the protein MAETKARCHCSVPLCKSNKQRQPYLSFHGFPNELSLRNKWIKAVRRDEGPNFKIKQGSTFVCSRHFSESDYTHVTGSASRLALADVAKFTNRARIKRLKIGCVPSRFQWNNWGLPRMESAYEVASTHLGHDVCPALPLEQPLPCEEEAMEYVAASVVMTEHDYGSAPKPGALDAAAARIQQLEDEIKELTTEVSQLKVGQVHFHRFCVSDKDILFYTRFTSRDVFCDFWEAIQPSASMVVYWSKAQKKGQHFEPISPSQTRRLQLVDEFFLFCCRVAAGLQEKVLADMFQVSMSTVSSVVITWANYLYLVLGSLPIWMSKQQVKNTMPSKFLQYSPDVRVIIDCTEVRCQIPSSLTLQSEVFSSYKNTTTLKGLIGIAPCSAVTFVSSLFTGSISDRALTERSGLLDLLEPGDGCMADQGFTIEKLLADHGATLIIPPFKMTAQFTKEDALKTQEIARLRILVERAIRRVKEYRIWEHTLPLTLSGAVNQLWTVCCVMTNFQGPLDLKGYIPVE